The genomic interval TTTCTCAAGCAATGATCGAAGGAGATAGGATTGCCATCGTTAATATAATCTCAGAACTCACCAACACAGGAACAGACCTAAAGGCATTTACAAAAGACTTTTTGCAGTTCATCAGAAATCTTTTGATTGCAAAGATAGTAGGACAAACAGAAAATATATTGGATTTAAGCGAGGAAGAAACTATTGCAATCAATAAATTAAAAGGCAGCACATCAGAAGAGCATATGGCAGTCATACTTTCAGAATTGATAAAGGCGGAGCCGAGCATAAGGAGTGCATTTTATCCAAGGATTGTCCTTGAGATGACACTTATCAGACTGAGCTTATTAAGCCATCTCACCTCTATAAATGAGGCACTAAGTGCAATCAGCGGTGAGATTGCTTCGCCAGAGCCTGCCCCGAGCAATAAGACGAGAGTCTTCTCTAACATTCAGAATGACAAAAGCAAAGGGTCTTGCGAAGACCGTAGTAATCTTCAAGGCTTGTCACTCTCTGAAGTATGGAATGCTGCAATTAAAAAAATAGATGAAACAAATCACCCACTTTACAGCAAATTAATAGAGGGCGAGGTCTCATTGGATGATAACAATATTAATATTGTGTTCAATGGCGGGCTGTCTGTGCATGCCGAGTCTGTCAAAGAAAATATCCCATACATAAAAAATGTAATTCATGATATTTCAGGCAGAAATGTATCCATAAATATAAAAACCAGAGAAGTAAAATCAGTCTCTAAAAGAGACCTAATAGAGGATGCCAGAAATAACCCAATAATCAAAGAAGCAATGAATCTATTTGAAGGTAGAATCGTAGATGTGATACCAGTCTCAAAAGGAGGAAATAATGTCTAAGAAAATGCTCGGTGATATTATGCGCCAGGCGCAGAAACTGCAAGAAGAAATGCAAAAGATGCAAGAAGAGGCAAAGAAAAAAACTGTTGAGGCAACATCAGGTGGAGGTATGGTGACAGTGGTTGCCAGCGGCGCTCTGGAAATAATCTCTATAAAAATAGACAGAGAGGTTGTAAATCCTGATGATGTCGAGATGCTTCAGGACTTGATACTTGCTGCTGTAAATGAGGCACTTCGTAGGGCTCAAGAAATGGTCAATGAAGAGATGTCAAAACTAACAATGGGAATGCAGATTCCAGGTATTGGTGGACTTGGAAATATCTTTGGGAAATGACACAAGGAATAATAGAAAATCTTATAACACAACTCACAAAACTTCCCGGCATAGGTAGAAAGACTGCCCAGAGGCTTGCATTTTTTATCCTCAGCATGCCGTCTGATGATGCAAAGGATATTGCCTCTGCAATCATTGATGTCAAAGAAAAGGCAAGATTTTGTTCGATATGTTTCAATATCACAGATACAGACCCGTGCAGTATATGCAACAGTCCTACGAGAGACAAAAGCAGAATATGCGTTGTAGAAGAACCAAGCAATGTTATTGCAATAGAAAGAACAAAGACTTTTAATGGGACATATCATGTGCTGTTGGGTGCACTCTCACCACTTGATGGTATCACGCCTGATAAGCTCAAGATAAATGAACTTTCATACAGGGTCAAATCTGATAGCGTAAATGAGGTAATTTTAGCCACAAATCCTAATACAAAAGGTGAGATGACAGCACAATATATAACAGAGATCTTAAAGCCCATGAATGTAAAAATCACAAGGATTGCCTATGGCTTGCCTATTGGCAGTGATATAGAATTCGCTGATGAAGTAACTCTATCAAAGGCGCTCGAAGGAAGAAGAGAGCTATAACATTTCTCTGGTTATTCTTTCTGCTGTCTCAAAAACTGCTTTTTTGTCTTCTTCTGTCCTTGCCTCTATATAGAATCTCACCTTTGGCTCAGTGCCAGATGGCCTTATCATGAGCCATGAGCCATCATCAAAAATAATCTTGGTACCGTCCACTGTTATTACATCCTTG from Dissulfurispira thermophila carries:
- a CDS encoding YbaB/EbfC family nucleoid-associated protein, producing MSKKMLGDIMRQAQKLQEEMQKMQEEAKKKTVEATSGGGMVTVVASGALEIISIKIDREVVNPDDVEMLQDLILAAVNEALRRAQEMVNEEMSKLTMGMQIPGIGGLGNIFGK
- the recR gene encoding recombination mediator RecR; translation: MTQGIIENLITQLTKLPGIGRKTAQRLAFFILSMPSDDAKDIASAIIDVKEKARFCSICFNITDTDPCSICNSPTRDKSRICVVEEPSNVIAIERTKTFNGTYHVLLGALSPLDGITPDKLKINELSYRVKSDSVNEVILATNPNTKGEMTAQYITEILKPMNVKITRIAYGLPIGSDIEFADEVTLSKALEGRREL
- the dnaX gene encoding DNA polymerase III subunit gamma/tau translates to MSYLVLARKWRPQGFEDLVGQEAIVRILKNAINQNKVAHAYIFSGPRGVGKTTTARILAKALNCAIGPTPEPCGKCQSCIEITDGSSMDVSEIDGASNTSVDNIRDLRERVRYAPSGSKHKVYIIDEAHMLSTSAFNALLKTLEEPPPHVIFVLATTEPKKIPPTVLSRCQHLPFRRISGQKIKERLRFISNVDGINVTDSALEMIARAADGSMRDSLTILDQVTSFSENITESEIKDLLGITDVETLARLSQAMIEGDRIAIVNIISELTNTGTDLKAFTKDFLQFIRNLLIAKIVGQTENILDLSEEETIAINKLKGSTSEEHMAVILSELIKAEPSIRSAFYPRIVLEMTLIRLSLLSHLTSINEALSAISGEIASPEPAPSNKTRVFSNIQNDKSKGSCEDRSNLQGLSLSEVWNAAIKKIDETNHPLYSKLIEGEVSLDDNNINIVFNGGLSVHAESVKENIPYIKNVIHDISGRNVSINIKTREVKSVSKRDLIEDARNNPIIKEAMNLFEGRIVDVIPVSKGGNNV